A single Balaenoptera ricei isolate mBalRic1 chromosome 13, mBalRic1.hap2, whole genome shotgun sequence DNA region contains:
- the E2F6 gene encoding transcription factor E2F6 isoform X1: MSQQRPARKLPSLLVDPAEETVRRRCRDPINVEGLLPSKIRINLEDNVQYVSMRKALKVKRPRFDVSLVYLTRKFMDLVRSAPGGILDLNKVATKLGVRKRRVYDITNVLDGIDLVEKKSKNHIRWIGSDLSSFGAVPQQKKLQEELSDLSAMEDALDALIKDCAQQLFKLTDDKENERLAYVTYQDIHSIQAFHEQIVIAVKAPAETRLDVPAPREDSITVHIRSTKGPIDVYLCEVEQDHSSHKVSDGVGASSSESRHPERPPAEKEENPPQQSEELLEVSN; the protein is encoded by the exons ATGAGTCAGCAGCGGCCGGCGCGGAAGCTGCCCAGCCTGCTCGTGGACCCGGCGGAGGAGACGGTGCGCCGCCGCTGCCGAGACCCCATCAACGTGGAGGGCCTGCTG CCATCAAAAATAAGGATTAATTTAGAAGATAATGTACAATATGTGTCCATGAGAA AAGCTCTGAAAGTGAAGAGACCTCGTTTTGATGTATCACTGGTTTATTTAACTCGAAAATTTATGGATCTTGTCAGATCTGCTCCTGGGGGTATTCTTGACTTAAACAAGGTTGCAACAAAACTAGGAGTACGAAAACGAAGAGTGTATGACATCACCAATGTTTTGGATGGAATTGATCTTGTTGAAAAAAAGTCTAAGAACCATATTCGATGGAT aggatCTGATCTTAGCAGTTTTGGAGCGGTGCCCCAACAGAAGAAGCTGCAGGAGGAACTTTCTGATTTATCGGCGATGGAAGATGCTCTGGATGCGTTAATTAAGGATTGTGCCCAGCAGTTGTTCAAGTTAACAGacgacaaagaaaatgaaag ACTAGCATATGTGACGTATCAAGATATTCATAGCATTCAAGCCTTCCATGAACAGATTGTAATTGCAGTTAAGGCTCCGGCAGAAACCAGATTGGATGTTCCAGCGCCCAGAGAA GATTCTATCACAGTACATATCAGGAGCACTAAAGGACCTATTGATGTTTATCTATGTGAAGTGGAGCAGGATCACTCAAGTCATAAAGTGTCGGACGGTGTAGGGGCCTCTTCGTCTGAAAGCAGACATCCAGAGCGCCCTCCCGCTGAGAAAG aagaaaatccTCCACAGCAAAGTGAAGAACTGCTTGAAGTGAGCAATTGA
- the E2F6 gene encoding transcription factor E2F6 isoform X2 yields the protein MDLVRSAPGGILDLNKVATKLGVRKRRVYDITNVLDGIDLVEKKSKNHIRWIGSDLSSFGAVPQQKKLQEELSDLSAMEDALDALIKDCAQQLFKLTDDKENERLAYVTYQDIHSIQAFHEQIVIAVKAPAETRLDVPAPREDSITVHIRSTKGPIDVYLCEVEQDHSSHKVSDGVGASSSESRHPERPPAEKEENPPQQSEELLEVSN from the exons ATGGATCTTGTCAGATCTGCTCCTGGGGGTATTCTTGACTTAAACAAGGTTGCAACAAAACTAGGAGTACGAAAACGAAGAGTGTATGACATCACCAATGTTTTGGATGGAATTGATCTTGTTGAAAAAAAGTCTAAGAACCATATTCGATGGAT aggatCTGATCTTAGCAGTTTTGGAGCGGTGCCCCAACAGAAGAAGCTGCAGGAGGAACTTTCTGATTTATCGGCGATGGAAGATGCTCTGGATGCGTTAATTAAGGATTGTGCCCAGCAGTTGTTCAAGTTAACAGacgacaaagaaaatgaaag ACTAGCATATGTGACGTATCAAGATATTCATAGCATTCAAGCCTTCCATGAACAGATTGTAATTGCAGTTAAGGCTCCGGCAGAAACCAGATTGGATGTTCCAGCGCCCAGAGAA GATTCTATCACAGTACATATCAGGAGCACTAAAGGACCTATTGATGTTTATCTATGTGAAGTGGAGCAGGATCACTCAAGTCATAAAGTGTCGGACGGTGTAGGGGCCTCTTCGTCTGAAAGCAGACATCCAGAGCGCCCTCCCGCTGAGAAAG aagaaaatccTCCACAGCAAAGTGAAGAACTGCTTGAAGTGAGCAATTGA